From Gemmatimonadota bacterium, the proteins below share one genomic window:
- the purT gene encoding formate-dependent phosphoribosylglycinamide formyltransferase — protein MPTIGTPLSPTATRVLMCGSGELGKEVVIELQRYGVEVIAVDRYANAPAMQVAHRSHVITMLDGTALREVIEKEQPDLIVPEIEAIATDTLVKLEKEGFTVIPTARAARLTMNREGIRRLAAEELGLKTSPYRFASNIEEYRAAVREIGVPCVIKPTMSSSGKGQSTVKNMADAEKSWTYAQEGARGGADAVIVEGFVDFDYEITLLTLRYEGDTSFCAPIGHRQVDGDYHESWQPQPMSEAALEGAQRIGKAITDALGGRGIFGVELFVKGDDIYFSEVSPRPHDTGMVTMISQDLSEFALHARAILGLPVPNIKHHGPSASHVILVEGHSQQVQFGNLGVALTEPDTEIRLFGKPEVQGERRMGVVLARGATLQEARKKAKAGARAVSIAL, from the coding sequence ATGCCGACTATTGGAACACCGCTTTCACCAACCGCAACCAGAGTACTCATGTGTGGCTCTGGCGAATTGGGAAAAGAAGTTGTAATTGAACTCCAGCGCTATGGCGTTGAAGTAATCGCCGTAGATCGCTACGCCAATGCGCCCGCGATGCAAGTAGCGCATCGGTCGCATGTCATTACCATGCTGGATGGGACTGCCCTGCGCGAAGTCATAGAAAAAGAACAGCCCGACTTAATCGTGCCCGAAATTGAAGCAATAGCCACAGATACACTCGTCAAATTGGAAAAAGAAGGATTCACAGTAATCCCAACAGCCAGAGCGGCTCGACTCACAATGAATCGCGAGGGCATCCGTCGGTTAGCCGCCGAAGAACTGGGACTAAAAACATCACCCTACCGATTCGCGTCGAATATAGAAGAATACCGCGCAGCAGTTCGTGAAATCGGTGTACCATGTGTCATAAAACCAACCATGAGTTCATCGGGCAAAGGACAAAGCACCGTAAAAAACATGGCCGACGCCGAAAAATCGTGGACCTATGCACAGGAAGGAGCGCGCGGAGGCGCAGATGCGGTCATCGTGGAAGGCTTTGTAGATTTTGATTATGAAATTACGCTATTGACCCTGCGCTATGAAGGAGACACGAGTTTTTGCGCGCCAATAGGACATCGGCAGGTAGATGGCGACTATCACGAATCGTGGCAGCCACAGCCTATGAGCGAGGCCGCACTTGAAGGCGCACAACGGATTGGCAAAGCAATCACCGACGCACTGGGCGGCCGCGGCATATTTGGCGTAGAGCTATTTGTAAAAGGCGATGACATCTACTTCAGCGAAGTATCACCCCGCCCACACGACACGGGCATGGTAACCATGATATCGCAAGACCTGTCTGAATTTGCCCTGCATGCGCGGGCAATTTTGGGATTACCAGTGCCAAACATCAAACACCACGGTCCCTCTGCTTCGCATGTAATCCTGGTAGAAGGACACTCGCAACAAGTACAATTCGGCAACCTGGGCGTAGCACTCACTGAACCCGATACAGAAATCCGCTTATTTGGCAAACCCGAAGTACAGGGAGAACGGCGAATGGGAGTCGTCCTTGCAAGAGGCGCGACACTGCAAGAAGCGCGCAAAAAGGCAAAAGCGGGAGCAAGGGCAGTCAGTATCGCACTTTGA
- a CDS encoding Gfo/Idh/MocA family oxidoreductase: MSSKTYRAAVIGLGMIGGSDQVSGDVLGQRVDSMDGTHTFAYQNHPRIDLVAGSSRDQGRRERYEARTGAITYENWREMIANETLDIVSIATYTPTHAEIAIACAEHGIPVIYCEKPAATTVIDAQHMLEAQKHGLLVFNHQRRFDPNYRRLSALIAEGKLGTLISASLQWPTGRLGNVGTHAIDALLMLTGHRVQSVSATLDLAGKPDCRGDEFRDPGGWGVMRMNDGLMVTVSAPDYSAAPPRTEINGHKGRAIIEAKGITLEYWTGETEQWPPHKDSVSGMDRAVSEIIAYLDDRVPFSYNPEEAVHTLEAIVAFHASHNKNAAYVDLPLSGSDREIVVLSG; this comes from the coding sequence ATGTCTTCTAAAACATACCGAGCCGCGGTAATCGGCCTGGGAATGATCGGTGGATCAGATCAAGTCTCAGGAGATGTATTGGGTCAGCGCGTGGACAGTATGGACGGCACGCATACTTTTGCGTATCAAAACCATCCGCGCATCGATCTCGTGGCCGGATCAAGCCGCGACCAGGGGCGACGCGAGCGCTATGAAGCGCGCACAGGTGCTATAACATATGAGAATTGGCGTGAGATGATCGCCAACGAAACACTCGATATCGTCAGCATAGCGACCTACACCCCTACCCATGCGGAAATTGCCATAGCCTGTGCCGAACACGGCATACCCGTCATCTACTGCGAAAAACCCGCGGCAACCACAGTAATAGATGCCCAACACATGCTCGAAGCACAAAAACACGGATTATTGGTCTTCAACCATCAGCGAAGATTTGATCCCAATTACCGCCGGCTCAGCGCGCTAATTGCCGAAGGAAAACTGGGCACGCTTATTTCCGCTTCTCTCCAATGGCCGACGGGACGATTGGGCAATGTGGGCACCCATGCAATTGACGCCCTCTTGATGCTCACCGGGCATCGCGTCCAATCAGTCTCTGCAACGCTTGATCTGGCTGGAAAGCCAGATTGTCGCGGCGATGAATTTCGCGATCCCGGGGGTTGGGGTGTCATGCGTATGAACGATGGACTGATGGTGACAGTAAGCGCACCCGATTATTCCGCAGCACCGCCGCGCACGGAAATTAACGGACATAAGGGACGGGCAATTATCGAGGCAAAAGGCATCACACTTGAATACTGGACCGGAGAAACAGAACAGTGGCCACCCCATAAGGATAGTGTTTCTGGGATGGATCGCGCCGTATCGGAAATCATTGCCTATCTGGATGATCGCGTCCCATTCTCTTATAACCCCGAAGAAGCCGTTCACACACTCGAAGCCATTGTCGCCTTCCACGCTTCTCATAACAAAAACGCAGCCTATGTTGACCTTCCCCTGTCAGGAAGCGACCGCGAGATTGTCGTGTTAAGTGGATGA
- a CDS encoding alpha/beta fold hydrolase — protein sequence MFGDIRNKNGEKLDYTFHSGNPESKHIIVLGHGVTGNKDRPFLVALAHALEAEGFNVLRFSFAGNGNSAGRFEDATITKEVEDLGSVLDALNGYTICYAGHSMGGAVGVLRASTDTRIQHLISLAGMVDTKGFAQREFGDVTPDAGNMWDDPDCPLSSAYMDDLTAIDTVVDRASQISIPWLLVHGTEDDVVPIEDSQTIFEQANEPKELVVLPGADHVFSDDATPAMIQAVINWIAKQE from the coding sequence ATGTTTGGCGACATCCGAAATAAAAACGGCGAAAAACTCGACTATACTTTTCACAGTGGAAATCCCGAAAGCAAACACATCATCGTCCTGGGCCATGGCGTAACCGGCAACAAGGACAGGCCATTTCTGGTCGCACTGGCGCATGCACTGGAAGCCGAGGGATTCAACGTCCTGCGTTTCTCTTTCGCAGGTAATGGAAACTCAGCAGGGCGGTTTGAAGACGCGACCATAACAAAAGAAGTAGAAGATCTGGGCTCAGTCCTGGATGCCTTAAACGGATATACAATCTGTTATGCTGGACACAGCATGGGAGGTGCCGTAGGTGTATTGCGGGCGAGCACAGATACGCGCATTCAACATCTCATCTCGCTGGCGGGCATGGTAGATACAAAGGGATTTGCACAGCGCGAATTTGGAGATGTCACCCCCGATGCAGGCAACATGTGGGATGACCCGGATTGCCCGCTGTCCAGCGCATATATGGACGACTTGACAGCGATTGACACAGTGGTAGATCGCGCGTCTCAAATCTCGATCCCGTGGTTGCTCGTACACGGCACAGAAGACGATGTAGTGCCCATTGAAGACTCTCAGACAATATTCGAGCAAGCCAACGAACCAAAAGAACTGGTAGTACTACCCGGTGCAGATCACGTATTCAGCGATGATGCAACACCCGCCATGATACAGGCCGTTATCAATTGGATTGCAAAACAGGAGTAA